From one Peredibacter starrii genomic stretch:
- a CDS encoding slipin family protein, which yields MSLTFLPFIVFAGLILFSAFKILNEYERGVIFRLGKFSGVRGPGLIILIPGLEKMIKVDLRLVTMDVPSQDIISKDNVTLKVNAVVYFKVSNPERAIISVENYYHATAQISQTTLRSVVGQYELDEILAHRDAINSKLQGILDELTEPWGIKVTNVEVKAIDLPVEMQRAMAKQAEAEREKRAKIISAQGEFEASKKLAEAAQVLGEQKDAITLRFLETMREVAGSNNSSTTFFPVPVDFLSKLMNR from the coding sequence ATGTCTCTAACGTTCTTGCCTTTTATTGTCTTCGCTGGACTTATTCTGTTTAGCGCTTTCAAAATTCTTAATGAATATGAAAGAGGTGTTATTTTCCGTCTGGGTAAATTTTCAGGAGTTCGTGGTCCGGGACTTATCATCCTGATCCCAGGTCTTGAAAAAATGATCAAAGTTGATCTTCGTCTTGTGACGATGGATGTCCCTTCTCAGGACATCATCTCAAAAGATAACGTGACTCTTAAAGTGAATGCCGTCGTTTACTTCAAGGTCAGTAATCCAGAACGCGCTATTATCTCTGTAGAGAATTATTACCACGCGACTGCTCAAATCTCTCAAACAACTCTCCGCTCAGTTGTAGGTCAGTATGAGCTGGATGAGATTCTTGCTCACCGTGATGCAATCAACTCTAAGCTTCAGGGCATTCTGGACGAATTAACAGAGCCATGGGGTATTAAAGTAACAAACGTTGAAGTTAAGGCCATCGACCTTCCGGTTGAAATGCAAAGAGCAATGGCAAAGCAAGCTGAAGCTGAACGTGAAAAGCGTGCGAAAATCATTTCTGCTCAGGGTGAATTCGAGGCCTCTAAGAAGCTTGCAGAGGCCGCTCAGGTTTTGGGTGAACAAAAAGACGCCATCACTCTTCGTTTCTTAGAGACCATGAGAGAAGTTGCTGGTT